From a single Drosophila sulfurigaster albostrigata strain 15112-1811.04 chromosome 3, ASM2355843v2, whole genome shotgun sequence genomic region:
- the LOC133846345 gene encoding mucin-2 isoform X2, with product MHARNSNSKLRSRSAAGVTATVTFALLLTLALLRIDIAAGRPDAIAVAQPTPDDIDTDNNSPSLAPAPASASAPAPATSLTPPEHESSSDAEVEVEQAQLVPLEQQEESALSPQLTSGTLPDYLLELQREDPNIDGPVPWLPSPNGTPLSVIAWDLLPPLRETVEEPVIITEQQPTRHVVGVEQPGTHNIRLSLGSGQALSPVAPTPGHVTTGQVAVVPLVRDGPEAHGTNAHVGSSTTPRNTQGRFPSRNRGTAHYSTTTTQRARPSTTPSTTSTTTTTTTTRPPLTTTTTTRATTRSTTRATTTTPRPSPSTTPLDPSTFYKLDNEESYAYTLPPWLQDVTDPDLDVAVTFIVPTDNDQYNHTLLDDLEPPFEPFVDLSNIQLTPPPTVKPSTTTTTTTTTTTTTARPTTSTTTTTRRPSTRAPSTTTTTTTTSTTSTTTTKAPIFRPQLNANNIHTAPGLTTTTTPAPVDVNPFDSATLPPWLQDFDYPDVGPGVPYNPDNFKEPETSAFGQQQPGGSKPTDFQPHGFASSSSSSKSSSTTAASTATVTATTATSTIAPAVGVVASAFPSKVTLTLPGNVDVDDATGATDEPQLVLIPPAGDEASSTTTTTTTNNQNSDNSNQNPTTNSITHFAARFDAPAPAPAQAPAPASNSISGQDSQSQTQFGSNLNANDNQKVEYTKSDEGKVISTPVNTVRKEGQGTFPAAPAPAPALSNNAGKYTGGFGAPAGLLRPLNAGKPDIYVAGNEHDFAVKANRVRPTAATPAPGRYTGGFGAPSGVLSPQNAPRPFQQAQPQQPQTQQQQHHQQPQQLAGAASSHQLNRFGGPPGVLVPFDNVQRAPQQ from the exons ATGCACGCGCGTAATTCAAACTCGAAGCTGCGCAGTCGCAGCGCTGCTGGCGTCACTGCTACCGTTACATTTGCGCTGCTGCTAACATTGGCGCTACTGCGGATCGACATCGCTGCCGGCAGGCCTG ATGCCATAGCGGTGGCTCAGCCCACTCCGGACGACATCGACACCGACAACAACAGTCCCTCATTAGCACCAGcaccagcatcagcatcagcaccAGCACCAGCCACATCACTAACACCACCCGAACATGAATCATCGAGTGACGCCGAAGTGGAGGTGGAACAGGCGCAGCTAGTGCCGCTCGAGCAGCAGGAGGAGAGCGCTCTCTCGCCACAACTCACCAGCGGCACTCTGCCCGACTATCTGCTCGAGCTGCAGCGCGAGGATCCCAACATTGATGGCCCCGTGCCCTGGTTGCCCTCGCCCAATGGCACGCCTCTGTCGGTGATTGCTTGGGATCTGTTGCCACCACTGCGCGAGACGGTGGAGGAGCCAGTGATCATCACGGAGCAGCAGCCCACGCGTCATGTGGTAGGTGTGGAGCAGCCAGGCACTCACAACATTCGCCTCAGTCTGGGCAGCGGACAGGCTTTGTCACCGGTGGCACCGACGCCGGGCCATGTGACGACCGGTCAGGTGGCTGTGGTCCCTCTGGTGCGCGACGGACCCGAGGCGCATGGCACCAATGCGCACGTGGGCAGCAGCACCACGCCCAGGAATACCCAGGGACGTTTCCCCAGTCGCAATCGCGGCACAGCGCACTACAGCACCACAACGACGCAGCGAGCACGTCCGAGCACCACGCCAAGCACCACTAGCACCACcacaaccaccaccaccacacGTCCACCCTtgaccaccaccaccaccaccagagCAACCACAAGGAGCACCACCAGGGCGACAACGACTACGCCGCGTCCTAGTCCAAGCACCACACCTCTGGATCCCTCCACCTTCTACAAGCTGGACAACGAGGAGTCTTACGCCTATACGTTGCCCCCTTGGCTGCAGGATGTCACCGATCCGGATCTCGATGTGGCCGTCACCTTTATTGTGCCCACGGACAACGATCAATACAATCACACGCTGCTCGACGATTTGGAGCCGCCTTTTGAGCCATTCGTGGATCTGTCCAACATTCAGTTGACCCCGCCGCCCACTGTGAAGCCAAGCACAACCACGACAACcaccacaactacaactacaactacagccagaccaacaacatcaactacgACGACCACACGACGTCCGTCGACCAGAGCACCcagcaccacaacaaccacaacaaccacgaGCACCACctcaacaaccacaaccaaaGCACCCATTTTTAGAccgcaattaaatgcaaataacattCACACAGCTCCGGGATTAACCACCACAACGACACCCGCACCTGTGGATGTGAATCCCTTCGACTCGGCCACGTTGCCACCTTGGCTGCAGGACTTTGACTATCCCGATGTGGGTCCTGGTGTGCCCTACAATCCGGACAACTTTAAGGAGCCAGAGACGTCAGCTTTTGGCCAGCAACAACCGGGAGGTAGTAAGCCCACTGACTTTCAGCCACATGGctttgccagcagcagcagcagcagcaagtctTCATCCACAACTGCCGCATCGACAGCAAccgtaacagcaacaacagcaactagtACTATTGCACCTGCTGTTGGCGTTGTTGCCTCCGCTTTTCCATCCAAAGTCACGCTTACGCTTCCAGGCaacgttgatgttgatgatgcgACTGGGGCCACTGATGAGCCACAGCTGGTGCTGATCCCACCCGCTGGCGATGAAGCATcatcaaccacaacaacaacaacaactaacaaccaaaacagcgacaacagcaaccagaATCCTACTACAAACTCTATCACGCATTTTGCAGCCCGCTTCGATGCCCccgctccagctccagctcaaGCTCCAGCTCCCGCCTCCAACTCTATTTCTGGCCAGGATTCCCAGTCGCAGACGCAGTTCGGCAGCAACCTCAACGCCAATGACAACCAGAAGGTCGAGTACACCAAGAGCGACGAAGGCAAGGTCATCAGCACGCCAGTGAATACAGTACGCAAAG AGGGTCAAGGCACTTTccctgctgctcctgctccagctccGGCGCTCTCCAACAACGCAGGCAAATATACCGGAGGATTCGGAGCACCTGCGGGTCTGTTGCGTCCTCTGAATGCTGGCAAGCCAGACATCTACGTGGCTGGCAATGAGCATGACTTCGCGGTGAAGGCGAATCGAGTTCGTCCAACTGCAGCGACGCCAGCTCCAGGTCGTTATACAGGCGGCTTTGGGGCTCCCAGCGGTGTACTGAGTCCACAGAATGCGCCCAGACCCTTCCAGCAAGCGCAGCCACAACAGCCACagacacagcaacagcaacaccatcaacagccacagcaactggCTGGCGCTGCCTCGAGCCATCAACTGAATCGCTTTGGCGGTCCACCCGGTGTCCTGGTGCCCTTCGACAATGTCCAGCGTGCTCCACAGCAGTAG
- the LOC133846345 gene encoding mucin-2 isoform X1 — MHARNSNSKLRSRSAAGVTATVTFALLLTLALLRIDIAAGRPDVRPSPFALELQPPLLEPAGSEGTEGTFNGKGGERAIDSYGNPIDALRPIDTPDGRKVVSAQGVQFEIPNYASGITEIRKPADDLLPPHIDAIAVAQPTPDDIDTDNNSPSLAPAPASASAPAPATSLTPPEHESSSDAEVEVEQAQLVPLEQQEESALSPQLTSGTLPDYLLELQREDPNIDGPVPWLPSPNGTPLSVIAWDLLPPLRETVEEPVIITEQQPTRHVVGVEQPGTHNIRLSLGSGQALSPVAPTPGHVTTGQVAVVPLVRDGPEAHGTNAHVGSSTTPRNTQGRFPSRNRGTAHYSTTTTQRARPSTTPSTTSTTTTTTTTRPPLTTTTTTRATTRSTTRATTTTPRPSPSTTPLDPSTFYKLDNEESYAYTLPPWLQDVTDPDLDVAVTFIVPTDNDQYNHTLLDDLEPPFEPFVDLSNIQLTPPPTVKPSTTTTTTTTTTTTTARPTTSTTTTTRRPSTRAPSTTTTTTTTSTTSTTTTKAPIFRPQLNANNIHTAPGLTTTTTPAPVDVNPFDSATLPPWLQDFDYPDVGPGVPYNPDNFKEPETSAFGQQQPGGSKPTDFQPHGFASSSSSSKSSSTTAASTATVTATTATSTIAPAVGVVASAFPSKVTLTLPGNVDVDDATGATDEPQLVLIPPAGDEASSTTTTTTTNNQNSDNSNQNPTTNSITHFAARFDAPAPAPAQAPAPASNSISGQDSQSQTQFGSNLNANDNQKVEYTKSDEGKVISTPVNTVRKEGQGTFPAAPAPAPALSNNAGKYTGGFGAPAGLLRPLNAGKPDIYVAGNEHDFAVKANRVRPTAATPAPGRYTGGFGAPSGVLSPQNAPRPFQQAQPQQPQTQQQQHHQQPQQLAGAASSHQLNRFGGPPGVLVPFDNVQRAPQQ, encoded by the exons ATGCACGCGCGTAATTCAAACTCGAAGCTGCGCAGTCGCAGCGCTGCTGGCGTCACTGCTACCGTTACATTTGCGCTGCTGCTAACATTGGCGCTACTGCGGATCGACATCGCTGCCGGCAGGCCTG ATGTTCGACCATCGCCATTTGCTTTAGAGTTGCAACCGCCTTTGCTTGAGCCAGCTGGCTCCGAGGGAACCGAGGGGACATTCAATGGTAAAGGCGGTGAACGGGCCATCGATAGCTATGGCAATCCCATCGATGCACTGCGTCCCATCGATACGCCCGATGGCCGCAAGGTGGTCAGTGCCCAGGGCGTTCAATTCGAGATTCCCAATTATGCCTCGGGCATCACAGAGATACGAAAGCCGGCCGATGATCTGCTGCCACCGCACATTG ATGCCATAGCGGTGGCTCAGCCCACTCCGGACGACATCGACACCGACAACAACAGTCCCTCATTAGCACCAGcaccagcatcagcatcagcaccAGCACCAGCCACATCACTAACACCACCCGAACATGAATCATCGAGTGACGCCGAAGTGGAGGTGGAACAGGCGCAGCTAGTGCCGCTCGAGCAGCAGGAGGAGAGCGCTCTCTCGCCACAACTCACCAGCGGCACTCTGCCCGACTATCTGCTCGAGCTGCAGCGCGAGGATCCCAACATTGATGGCCCCGTGCCCTGGTTGCCCTCGCCCAATGGCACGCCTCTGTCGGTGATTGCTTGGGATCTGTTGCCACCACTGCGCGAGACGGTGGAGGAGCCAGTGATCATCACGGAGCAGCAGCCCACGCGTCATGTGGTAGGTGTGGAGCAGCCAGGCACTCACAACATTCGCCTCAGTCTGGGCAGCGGACAGGCTTTGTCACCGGTGGCACCGACGCCGGGCCATGTGACGACCGGTCAGGTGGCTGTGGTCCCTCTGGTGCGCGACGGACCCGAGGCGCATGGCACCAATGCGCACGTGGGCAGCAGCACCACGCCCAGGAATACCCAGGGACGTTTCCCCAGTCGCAATCGCGGCACAGCGCACTACAGCACCACAACGACGCAGCGAGCACGTCCGAGCACCACGCCAAGCACCACTAGCACCACcacaaccaccaccaccacacGTCCACCCTtgaccaccaccaccaccaccagagCAACCACAAGGAGCACCACCAGGGCGACAACGACTACGCCGCGTCCTAGTCCAAGCACCACACCTCTGGATCCCTCCACCTTCTACAAGCTGGACAACGAGGAGTCTTACGCCTATACGTTGCCCCCTTGGCTGCAGGATGTCACCGATCCGGATCTCGATGTGGCCGTCACCTTTATTGTGCCCACGGACAACGATCAATACAATCACACGCTGCTCGACGATTTGGAGCCGCCTTTTGAGCCATTCGTGGATCTGTCCAACATTCAGTTGACCCCGCCGCCCACTGTGAAGCCAAGCACAACCACGACAACcaccacaactacaactacaactacagccagaccaacaacatcaactacgACGACCACACGACGTCCGTCGACCAGAGCACCcagcaccacaacaaccacaacaaccacgaGCACCACctcaacaaccacaaccaaaGCACCCATTTTTAGAccgcaattaaatgcaaataacattCACACAGCTCCGGGATTAACCACCACAACGACACCCGCACCTGTGGATGTGAATCCCTTCGACTCGGCCACGTTGCCACCTTGGCTGCAGGACTTTGACTATCCCGATGTGGGTCCTGGTGTGCCCTACAATCCGGACAACTTTAAGGAGCCAGAGACGTCAGCTTTTGGCCAGCAACAACCGGGAGGTAGTAAGCCCACTGACTTTCAGCCACATGGctttgccagcagcagcagcagcagcaagtctTCATCCACAACTGCCGCATCGACAGCAAccgtaacagcaacaacagcaactagtACTATTGCACCTGCTGTTGGCGTTGTTGCCTCCGCTTTTCCATCCAAAGTCACGCTTACGCTTCCAGGCaacgttgatgttgatgatgcgACTGGGGCCACTGATGAGCCACAGCTGGTGCTGATCCCACCCGCTGGCGATGAAGCATcatcaaccacaacaacaacaacaactaacaaccaaaacagcgacaacagcaaccagaATCCTACTACAAACTCTATCACGCATTTTGCAGCCCGCTTCGATGCCCccgctccagctccagctcaaGCTCCAGCTCCCGCCTCCAACTCTATTTCTGGCCAGGATTCCCAGTCGCAGACGCAGTTCGGCAGCAACCTCAACGCCAATGACAACCAGAAGGTCGAGTACACCAAGAGCGACGAAGGCAAGGTCATCAGCACGCCAGTGAATACAGTACGCAAAG AGGGTCAAGGCACTTTccctgctgctcctgctccagctccGGCGCTCTCCAACAACGCAGGCAAATATACCGGAGGATTCGGAGCACCTGCGGGTCTGTTGCGTCCTCTGAATGCTGGCAAGCCAGACATCTACGTGGCTGGCAATGAGCATGACTTCGCGGTGAAGGCGAATCGAGTTCGTCCAACTGCAGCGACGCCAGCTCCAGGTCGTTATACAGGCGGCTTTGGGGCTCCCAGCGGTGTACTGAGTCCACAGAATGCGCCCAGACCCTTCCAGCAAGCGCAGCCACAACAGCCACagacacagcaacagcaacaccatcaacagccacagcaactggCTGGCGCTGCCTCGAGCCATCAACTGAATCGCTTTGGCGGTCCACCCGGTGTCCTGGTGCCCTTCGACAATGTCCAGCGTGCTCCACAGCAGTAG
- the LOC133846345 gene encoding mucin-5AC isoform X4: protein MHARNSNSKLRSRSAAGVTATVTFALLLTLALLRIDIAAGRPDVRPSPFALELQPPLLEPAGSEGTEGTFNGKGGERAIDSYGNPIDALRPIDTPDGRKVVSAQGVQFEIPNYASGITEIRKPADDLLPPHIAPGLTTTTTPAPVDVNPFDSATLPPWLQDFDYPDVGPGVPYNPDNFKEPETSAFGQQQPGGSKPTDFQPHGFASSSSSSKSSSTTAASTATVTATTATSTIAPAVGVVASAFPSKVTLTLPGNVDVDDATGATDEPQLVLIPPAGDEASSTTTTTTTNNQNSDNSNQNPTTNSITHFAARFDAPAPAPAQAPAPASNSISGQDSQSQTQFGSNLNANDNQKVEYTKSDEGKVISTPVNTVRKEGQGTFPAAPAPAPALSNNAGKYTGGFGAPAGLLRPLNAGKPDIYVAGNEHDFAVKANRVRPTAATPAPGRYTGGFGAPSGVLSPQNAPRPFQQAQPQQPQTQQQQHHQQPQQLAGAASSHQLNRFGGPPGVLVPFDNVQRAPQQ from the exons ATGCACGCGCGTAATTCAAACTCGAAGCTGCGCAGTCGCAGCGCTGCTGGCGTCACTGCTACCGTTACATTTGCGCTGCTGCTAACATTGGCGCTACTGCGGATCGACATCGCTGCCGGCAGGCCTG ATGTTCGACCATCGCCATTTGCTTTAGAGTTGCAACCGCCTTTGCTTGAGCCAGCTGGCTCCGAGGGAACCGAGGGGACATTCAATGGTAAAGGCGGTGAACGGGCCATCGATAGCTATGGCAATCCCATCGATGCACTGCGTCCCATCGATACGCCCGATGGCCGCAAGGTGGTCAGTGCCCAGGGCGTTCAATTCGAGATTCCCAATTATGCCTCGGGCATCACAGAGATACGAAAGCCGGCCGATGATCTGCTGCCACCGCACATTG CTCCGGGATTAACCACCACAACGACACCCGCACCTGTGGATGTGAATCCCTTCGACTCGGCCACGTTGCCACCTTGGCTGCAGGACTTTGACTATCCCGATGTGGGTCCTGGTGTGCCCTACAATCCGGACAACTTTAAGGAGCCAGAGACGTCAGCTTTTGGCCAGCAACAACCGGGAGGTAGTAAGCCCACTGACTTTCAGCCACATGGctttgccagcagcagcagcagcagcaagtctTCATCCACAACTGCCGCATCGACAGCAAccgtaacagcaacaacagcaactagtACTATTGCACCTGCTGTTGGCGTTGTTGCCTCCGCTTTTCCATCCAAAGTCACGCTTACGCTTCCAGGCaacgttgatgttgatgatgcgACTGGGGCCACTGATGAGCCACAGCTGGTGCTGATCCCACCCGCTGGCGATGAAGCATcatcaaccacaacaacaacaacaactaacaaccaaaacagcgacaacagcaaccagaATCCTACTACAAACTCTATCACGCATTTTGCAGCCCGCTTCGATGCCCccgctccagctccagctcaaGCTCCAGCTCCCGCCTCCAACTCTATTTCTGGCCAGGATTCCCAGTCGCAGACGCAGTTCGGCAGCAACCTCAACGCCAATGACAACCAGAAGGTCGAGTACACCAAGAGCGACGAAGGCAAGGTCATCAGCACGCCAGTGAATACAGTACGCAAAG AGGGTCAAGGCACTTTccctgctgctcctgctccagctccGGCGCTCTCCAACAACGCAGGCAAATATACCGGAGGATTCGGAGCACCTGCGGGTCTGTTGCGTCCTCTGAATGCTGGCAAGCCAGACATCTACGTGGCTGGCAATGAGCATGACTTCGCGGTGAAGGCGAATCGAGTTCGTCCAACTGCAGCGACGCCAGCTCCAGGTCGTTATACAGGCGGCTTTGGGGCTCCCAGCGGTGTACTGAGTCCACAGAATGCGCCCAGACCCTTCCAGCAAGCGCAGCCACAACAGCCACagacacagcaacagcaacaccatcaacagccacagcaactggCTGGCGCTGCCTCGAGCCATCAACTGAATCGCTTTGGCGGTCCACCCGGTGTCCTGGTGCCCTTCGACAATGTCCAGCGTGCTCCACAGCAGTAG
- the LOC133846345 gene encoding mucin-2 isoform X3, producing the protein MHARNSNSKLRSRSAAGVTATVTFALLLTLALLRIDIAAGRPDVRPSPFALELQPPLLEPAGSEGTEGTFNGKGGERAIDSYGNPIDALRPIDTPDGRKVVSAQGVQFEIPNYASGITEIRKPADDLLPPHIDAIAVAQPTPDDIDTDNNSPSLAPAPASASAPAPATSLTPPEHESSSDAEVEVEQAQLVPLEQQEESALSPQLTSGTLPDYLLELQREDPNIDGPVPWLPSPNGTPLSVIAWDLLPPLRETVEEPVIITEQQPTRHVVGVEQPGTHNIRLSLGSGQALSPVAPTPGHVTTGQVAVVPLVRDGPEAHGTNAHVGSSTTPRNTQGRFPSRNRGTAHYSTTTTQRARPSTTPSTTSTTTTTTTTRPPLTTTTTTRATTRSTTRATTTTPRPSPSTTPLDPSTFYKLDNEESYAYTLPPWLQDVTDPDLDVAVTFIVPTDNDQYNHTLLDDLEPPFEPFVDLSNIQLTPPPTVKPSTTTTTTTTTTTTTARPTTSTTTTTRRPSTRAPSTTTTTTTTSTTSTTTTKAPIFRPQLNANNIHTAPGLTTTTTPAPVDVNPFDSATLPPWLQDFDYPDVGPGVPYNPDNFKEPETSAFGQQQPGARFDAPAPAPAQAPAPASNSISGQDSQSQTQFGSNLNANDNQKVEYTKSDEGKVISTPVNTVRKEGQGTFPAAPAPAPALSNNAGKYTGGFGAPAGLLRPLNAGKPDIYVAGNEHDFAVKANRVRPTAATPAPGRYTGGFGAPSGVLSPQNAPRPFQQAQPQQPQTQQQQHHQQPQQLAGAASSHQLNRFGGPPGVLVPFDNVQRAPQQ; encoded by the exons ATGCACGCGCGTAATTCAAACTCGAAGCTGCGCAGTCGCAGCGCTGCTGGCGTCACTGCTACCGTTACATTTGCGCTGCTGCTAACATTGGCGCTACTGCGGATCGACATCGCTGCCGGCAGGCCTG ATGTTCGACCATCGCCATTTGCTTTAGAGTTGCAACCGCCTTTGCTTGAGCCAGCTGGCTCCGAGGGAACCGAGGGGACATTCAATGGTAAAGGCGGTGAACGGGCCATCGATAGCTATGGCAATCCCATCGATGCACTGCGTCCCATCGATACGCCCGATGGCCGCAAGGTGGTCAGTGCCCAGGGCGTTCAATTCGAGATTCCCAATTATGCCTCGGGCATCACAGAGATACGAAAGCCGGCCGATGATCTGCTGCCACCGCACATTG ATGCCATAGCGGTGGCTCAGCCCACTCCGGACGACATCGACACCGACAACAACAGTCCCTCATTAGCACCAGcaccagcatcagcatcagcaccAGCACCAGCCACATCACTAACACCACCCGAACATGAATCATCGAGTGACGCCGAAGTGGAGGTGGAACAGGCGCAGCTAGTGCCGCTCGAGCAGCAGGAGGAGAGCGCTCTCTCGCCACAACTCACCAGCGGCACTCTGCCCGACTATCTGCTCGAGCTGCAGCGCGAGGATCCCAACATTGATGGCCCCGTGCCCTGGTTGCCCTCGCCCAATGGCACGCCTCTGTCGGTGATTGCTTGGGATCTGTTGCCACCACTGCGCGAGACGGTGGAGGAGCCAGTGATCATCACGGAGCAGCAGCCCACGCGTCATGTGGTAGGTGTGGAGCAGCCAGGCACTCACAACATTCGCCTCAGTCTGGGCAGCGGACAGGCTTTGTCACCGGTGGCACCGACGCCGGGCCATGTGACGACCGGTCAGGTGGCTGTGGTCCCTCTGGTGCGCGACGGACCCGAGGCGCATGGCACCAATGCGCACGTGGGCAGCAGCACCACGCCCAGGAATACCCAGGGACGTTTCCCCAGTCGCAATCGCGGCACAGCGCACTACAGCACCACAACGACGCAGCGAGCACGTCCGAGCACCACGCCAAGCACCACTAGCACCACcacaaccaccaccaccacacGTCCACCCTtgaccaccaccaccaccaccagagCAACCACAAGGAGCACCACCAGGGCGACAACGACTACGCCGCGTCCTAGTCCAAGCACCACACCTCTGGATCCCTCCACCTTCTACAAGCTGGACAACGAGGAGTCTTACGCCTATACGTTGCCCCCTTGGCTGCAGGATGTCACCGATCCGGATCTCGATGTGGCCGTCACCTTTATTGTGCCCACGGACAACGATCAATACAATCACACGCTGCTCGACGATTTGGAGCCGCCTTTTGAGCCATTCGTGGATCTGTCCAACATTCAGTTGACCCCGCCGCCCACTGTGAAGCCAAGCACAACCACGACAACcaccacaactacaactacaactacagccagaccaacaacatcaactacgACGACCACACGACGTCCGTCGACCAGAGCACCcagcaccacaacaaccacaacaaccacgaGCACCACctcaacaaccacaaccaaaGCACCCATTTTTAGAccgcaattaaatgcaaataacattCACACAGCTCCGGGATTAACCACCACAACGACACCCGCACCTGTGGATGTGAATCCCTTCGACTCGGCCACGTTGCCACCTTGGCTGCAGGACTTTGACTATCCCGATGTGGGTCCTGGTGTGCCCTACAATCCGGACAACTTTAAGGAGCCAGAGACGTCAGCTTTTGGCCAGCAACAACCGGGAG CCCGCTTCGATGCCCccgctccagctccagctcaaGCTCCAGCTCCCGCCTCCAACTCTATTTCTGGCCAGGATTCCCAGTCGCAGACGCAGTTCGGCAGCAACCTCAACGCCAATGACAACCAGAAGGTCGAGTACACCAAGAGCGACGAAGGCAAGGTCATCAGCACGCCAGTGAATACAGTACGCAAAG AGGGTCAAGGCACTTTccctgctgctcctgctccagctccGGCGCTCTCCAACAACGCAGGCAAATATACCGGAGGATTCGGAGCACCTGCGGGTCTGTTGCGTCCTCTGAATGCTGGCAAGCCAGACATCTACGTGGCTGGCAATGAGCATGACTTCGCGGTGAAGGCGAATCGAGTTCGTCCAACTGCAGCGACGCCAGCTCCAGGTCGTTATACAGGCGGCTTTGGGGCTCCCAGCGGTGTACTGAGTCCACAGAATGCGCCCAGACCCTTCCAGCAAGCGCAGCCACAACAGCCACagacacagcaacagcaacaccatcaacagccacagcaactggCTGGCGCTGCCTCGAGCCATCAACTGAATCGCTTTGGCGGTCCACCCGGTGTCCTGGTGCCCTTCGACAATGTCCAGCGTGCTCCACAGCAGTAG